The Thermotoga sp. nucleotide sequence AACAGGGCATACTGAGAGTCTATCTCAAATACAAAGGTGGTAGAAAGAACAGGGAAAGGGTTATCCATGGAATTGTCAGAGTTTCACACGCGGGAAGAAGAGTCTACGTTGACAAAGACCACATACCCAAAGTAAAAAATGGCCTTGGAATAGCTATACTCACCACTTCAAAGGGTGTTCTCACGGACAAAGAAGCGCGTCAGCTTGGAGTTGGTGGAGA carries:
- the rpsH gene encoding 30S ribosomal protein S8: MWSDPIADMLTRIRNANMVFKEYTDIPASNLKRKICEILKREGFIADYKYIEDGKQGILRVYLKYKGGRKNRERVIHGIVRVSHAGRRVYVDKDHIPKVKNGLGIAILTTSKGVLTDKEARQLGVGGEVIAYVW